TGAATCACTTTATTGGACATACCTGCTTGTTCAGCCTTAGAAATATTTTGACCTAAAAAGGATGTCCAACTTTGCCAATTTTCAATGATAGGCATTATAATCCCTCCCTTACATATCAAGTATGTGTAAAGTTAAAAATTATATGTACCAACCACCATTAATCCTCAAAATTTGTCCTGTAATGTAATCTGCTTTACCCGACTGCAGAAATGCTACTAAGTAAGCCACTTCTTCAGGTTTTCCAGCGCGTTCTAACGGAATTTCAGATACTAGTGAAGACATTTCATCATCATTTAAATGTCCATTCATTTTCGTATCAATTAAACCCGGAGCAACTGCATTTACACGAATGCCATTGTAAGAAGCTTCTTGTGCATATGCTTTTACAAATGCATGGATAGCACCTTTAACAGTAGAATAAAGTGTTTCGCCAGCTCCACCAGCTTCACCCCAAATTGAACCAATCATCGTAATATAGCTTACTTCATGCTGACGTAATTTCGGAGAAAGTAAACCAATCAACTGAATTGGTGTTTGAACATGTACTTTCCACAATGCGTTCATGTCTTCAATGGATGTATCTTCAACTAGTTTATAAAGTGCTTGACCACTTGCAACAACAATTGCATCTAATGAGAACACAGATTGAGTTATTGTAGTTGCGGCAAATTCGTCCGTTAAATCTGCATGGATCATCATAAATTCTTGTTTTGGAAATTCGTTCATCAATTCTTTGATCAAACCTTGCATCCGATTAGTTTGATGATTGTAGTGCATATATAAAGACCAACCATTGGATGCAAGCTCACGACAAACAGCACTTCCGATTGAACCGGAAGCGCCTAGTACTAAAGCAAATTTCTTCATTTCTGTTGATGACCTTCTGATTGTTCACCTTCAGCAAGGGGCAAGATTTTGAAGACGGTTTGCTGTGATTCACCTTGTAAAGATTTAAAAGCTTCTTGTACATCTGCTACTGTCAATTCTTCGATAGCAGAAACGGAATCAAATAAATTCATATCATTGAATTTATAACGTGTAAATTGATTTGCAATAAATTCAATTGAGTTAAGCGCTCTTAAGTTAAAGCCAATTCTGCGACGTTTTACCCGCTCTAACTCCTCTTCACCAAATGGCCATGTTTCTTCTGCATTTTTTAATTGGCCTTTGATTGCCTCTATTAACTTGTCTGGTTGATGAGTGTCAGAACCAATCATTGCAAATCCAAAACCGTGCTCTAAAGAAAAGTCATAAGAGTAAGATTCATCAATTAATCCTTCTTCATATACTCTTGTATAGAAATCAGATGAGCGACCAAACAAAATATCTAGCGTTAAACTAATTGCTAATTCATGTTTTAACATATCACGACCAGATAAATTTGTTTCTTTTGCTTTTAAACCTACTGAGATTTTCGATTTAGAAACATCCATATGAAGAGTACGTTCTGGAATCGCAACTTCCATTTGTTCATTTACTTCAATACGTTTTATCGGAGTTGGTTCTGCAAATTCCTTTTTGGCTTGATTTTCACGAATTACTTTCATCATTTTTTCTGGATCTAGTGCCCCGATAGCAAATAACAACATATTAGAGGGATGATAAAAAGTGTGATAACAAGTATATAAATGATCAGCAGTAATTTTATCAATTGATTCGACTGTACCTGCAATGTCAATTTTTACAGGATGTTCTTTATACATATTTTCAATTGTACCAAAGTATAGTCGCCAATCAGGCTGATCATCATACATTGTAATTTCTTGACCAATGATCCCTTTTTCTTTATTCACCGTTTTTTCTGTGAAATAGGGTTCCTGTACAAAGTTTAGCAATGTTTCTGTACTTTCATATAAATGATTTGTGGCAGAGAATAGATACGCTGTTCTAGTAAATGAAGTGAAAGCATTAGCAGATGCACCGTATTCACTAAATTTTTGGAACACATCTCCATCTTCTTTTTCGAACATTTTATGCTCTAAAAAGTGAGCAATCCCATCCGGAACAGTAATCGCATCTTGTTCTCCAAGTGGCACAAAAGAACGATCCACTGAACCATATTTTGTTGTAAAAGTTACAAATGCTTTGGAAAATCCCTTTTTTGGTAAAATGTAGACATCTAAACCATTCTCTAACTTTTCATAATAAAGTGTTTCATCTAGTTGATCAAAACGAATTGTTTCCATTATTTTTTATCCTCCATTCCACTTAAGAAATAGATGGTTTCTTTATGCAATTGTTTAGCCATATTAACAACATCTTGCTTTGATACAGCCTGCCATTTTGCTTGCCATGCTTCAACATTGAAATCTTCGTCCAAATCTTTATACTGATCGTAAATTTCAATTTGGCCACGTGCAGAATCTAGAGCTTCTTTTAATTGGTTTTGGAGCATCGCTTTCGTTTGTGTCATTTCCAAATCCGTAATTTCACCATTTTGCATAGCAATCAATTGTTCATCGATTAATTGTAAAGCTTTCTTTTCATTTTCAGCATCGATACCTGACATTACATAAACTAAACCATATTGTGCAGAGTATGAGCTTGAACAATAATATGCCATACTTTCTTTTTCGCGTACATTCATGAACAGTTTGGAATGAGGATAACCACCGAAAATGCCATTAAAAATTTGCATTTTTGGGAAATCTGCATCTTTAAAGAATACTGGTGTAGTAAAACCAATATGCAGTTTACCTTGTTTCATTTCTTGTGTTTCTTTTACATAAGAATCAGTTGGTTGAATTTTAGGTAAAGTACTCTTTTCAAATGATGTTTTACGATCGCCAAATGGTAATGCATTTTTTAAGTCTTCCATCATTTTGGCTTCATCAATGTCTCCAACTACATAAATATCAATCACATCTTCTGCTAGCATGCGTTGATATGTATTGGTTAATGATTGTGGTGTGATCGCTTCTACAGCTGGAATTGTACCATTTGCGGAAGTAGATGCTGGATGATTTGGAGCTAAGATTTTAGTTAAACGATTTTGTGCATAACGTGATTTATCATCAAAAATTGATTGAATACGTTCTTTGACCATTTCTTTTTCCCGAGCTACGATATTTTCTTTAAAAACGCCATTCTCGAAATTCGGATTAAAAAGTACTGTATGCATTAATTCTAATACTTTTCCTAATACGTCACCCTGTTTCAAGTAATGATCATTGACAGTTTCAATGTTTAACAAAACGGTATGTTCATTTCCTTTTTTAGATGTATCTAAATACAAAACTGTACCGTATAAATCATCTAGATACATACGCATACTAGCAGTAGATGGGAATTTAGCATTACTGTGTTGCAATACATTTGATAAAACAGTTCTTTCTGCAGCCTCCTCTTCCTTTAAGGGTCTTCTAAATTTCAGCGAAAAATTCACTGTTTTAAATTGATCAGTTTCTCTTGTATGAATATGAACGTCTTTTGCTACTTCTATAGTCTTAAACATTCAATCCCCTCCTATCTACTTAATATAACAAACCATCACTCCAACTATACATGTCAATTGAATAAAATTGCAACTAATGTAAAAGCAGGTTAGAGGAATACTTATTGACCACCTGCTGACATGAATTCTTCCTATCCTTACAATCTTACAACCAAAGTTGTTGGCAAAATAAAAAGACTGAGCCAGAAGCCCAGTCTGATTTTAAAAAATTAGCGTTTGCCTTTCACATATGGTGTACCGGAT
This window of the Rummeliibacillus pycnus genome carries:
- the ymfI gene encoding elongation factor P 5-aminopentanone reductase, producing MKKFALVLGASGSIGSAVCRELASNGWSLYMHYNHQTNRMQGLIKELMNEFPKQEFMMIHADLTDEFAATTITQSVFSLDAIVVASGQALYKLVEDTSIEDMNALWKVHVQTPIQLIGLLSPKLRQHEVSYITMIGSIWGEAGGAGETLYSTVKGAIHAFVKAYAQEASYNGIRVNAVAPGLIDTKMNGHLNDDEMSSLVSEIPLERAGKPEEVAYLVAFLQSGKADYITGQILRINGGWYI
- the yfmF gene encoding EF-P 5-aminopentanol modification-associated protein YfmF — translated: MFKTIEVAKDVHIHTRETDQFKTVNFSLKFRRPLKEEEAAERTVLSNVLQHSNAKFPSTASMRMYLDDLYGTVLYLDTSKKGNEHTVLLNIETVNDHYLKQGDVLGKVLELMHTVLFNPNFENGVFKENIVAREKEMVKERIQSIFDDKSRYAQNRLTKILAPNHPASTSANGTIPAVEAITPQSLTNTYQRMLAEDVIDIYVVGDIDEAKMMEDLKNALPFGDRKTSFEKSTLPKIQPTDSYVKETQEMKQGKLHIGFTTPVFFKDADFPKMQIFNGIFGGYPHSKLFMNVREKESMAYYCSSSYSAQYGLVYVMSGIDAENEKKALQLIDEQLIAMQNGEITDLEMTQTKAMLQNQLKEALDSARGQIEIYDQYKDLDEDFNVEAWQAKWQAVSKQDVVNMAKQLHKETIYFLSGMEDKK
- the yfmH gene encoding EF-P 5-aminopentanol modification-associated protein YfmH, which encodes METIRFDQLDETLYYEKLENGLDVYILPKKGFSKAFVTFTTKYGSVDRSFVPLGEQDAITVPDGIAHFLEHKMFEKEDGDVFQKFSEYGASANAFTSFTRTAYLFSATNHLYESTETLLNFVQEPYFTEKTVNKEKGIIGQEITMYDDQPDWRLYFGTIENMYKEHPVKIDIAGTVESIDKITADHLYTCYHTFYHPSNMLLFAIGALDPEKMMKVIRENQAKKEFAEPTPIKRIEVNEQMEVAIPERTLHMDVSKSKISVGLKAKETNLSGRDMLKHELAISLTLDILFGRSSDFYTRVYEEGLIDESYSYDFSLEHGFGFAMIGSDTHQPDKLIEAIKGQLKNAEETWPFGEEELERVKRRRIGFNLRALNSIEFIANQFTRYKFNDMNLFDSVSAIEELTVADVQEAFKSLQGESQQTVFKILPLAEGEQSEGHQQK